A stretch of the Halomonas sp. BDJS001 genome encodes the following:
- the phbB gene encoding acetoacetyl-CoA reductase, protein MANQAPVAWVTGGTGGIGTAICRSLADAGYLVVAGYRNPDKAKTWLETQHADGYNNIELSGVDLSDHNACLEGAREIHDKYGPISVLVNCAGITRDGTMKKMTYEQWYEVLDTNLNSVFNTCRSVIEMMLENGYGRIINISSINGRKGQFGQVNYAAAKAGMHGLTMSLAQETATKGITVNTVSPGYIATDMIMNIPEKVREAIRETIPVKRYGTPEEIGRLVTFLADKESGFITGANIDINGGQFMG, encoded by the coding sequence ATGGCCAATCAAGCCCCCGTCGCCTGGGTAACTGGTGGAACTGGTGGTATCGGTACGGCAATTTGTCGTTCGTTGGCAGATGCGGGATATCTGGTCGTGGCGGGTTATCGCAACCCCGACAAGGCCAAAACCTGGCTAGAAACGCAGCATGCCGACGGCTACAACAATATCGAATTGTCAGGTGTCGACCTTTCTGACCACAACGCCTGCCTGGAAGGTGCCCGCGAAATCCACGACAAGTATGGCCCGATTAGTGTGCTGGTGAACTGTGCGGGGATCACCCGTGACGGCACCATGAAGAAAATGACCTACGAGCAGTGGTACGAAGTGCTCGACACCAACCTCAACAGTGTATTTAACACCTGCCGTAGCGTCATTGAGATGATGCTTGAGAATGGCTATGGCCGGATTATCAATATTTCATCCATTAATGGCCGTAAAGGCCAGTTTGGTCAGGTGAACTACGCGGCGGCGAAAGCCGGCATGCATGGTTTGACCATGTCGTTGGCACAGGAAACAGCGACCAAAGGAATTACCGTCAATACCGTATCGCCTGGCTATATTGCCACCGATATGATCATGAATATTCCTGAAAAAGTACGCGAGGCAATCCGGGAAACCATTCCAGTGAAGCGCTATGGCACGCCAGAGGAGATTGGCCGATTGGTCACCTTCTTAGCCGATAAGGAGTCAGGTTTTATCACCGGTGCAAACATCGACATCAACGGTGGTCAGTTCATGGGTTAG